TTCGCGTGGTATCAGGCGCTTGCGTGAACGCGCCGCTTACAGCGGCACGCCCAGGCGTTTGGCAACTTCTTCGTAGGCTTCGATCACGTCGCCCAGGCCCTGACGGAAGCGGTCCTTGTCCATCTTCTTGCGGGTCTCTTTGTCCCACAGGCGGCAGCCGTCCGGGCTGAATTCGTCGCCCAGGACGATCTGGCCGTGGAACACGCCAAACTCCAGCTTGAAGTCGACCAGCAGCAGGCCTGCGTCGTCGAACAGCTTGCTCAGCACTTCGTTGACCTTCAGCGACAGCTTCTTCATCTCGGCCAGCTGCTCGGCGGTGCCCCAGCCGAAAGCGACAACGTGGGATTCGTTGATGAAGGGGTCGCCCTTTTCGTCGTTCTTCAGGAACAGCTCGAAGGTGGACGGCTCCAGCTTGATGCCCTCCTCCACGCCCAGGCGCTTGACCAGGCTGCCGGCGGCGTAGTTGCGCACCACGCACTCGACCGGGATCATGTCGAGCTTCTTCACCAGGCACTCGTTGTCGCCCAGCAGCTTGTCGAACTGGGTCGGCACGCCGGCTTCTTCGAGCTTCTGCATGATGAAGGCATTGAACTTGTTGTTCACCATGCCCTTACGATCCAGTTGTTCGATGCGCTTGCCGTCGAACGCCGAGGTGTCGTTACGGAACAGCAGGATCAAGCGGTCGGCGTCGTCGGTCTTGTAAACCGATTTGGCCTTGCCGCGGTAGAGTTCGTCGCGTTTTTCCATGATGGGCTCCGCTTGCTTGAGTGGGTGGGCTAGGCGATTTGACGCCAGTCGAGCCCATGATCCTGATTCGCCACCTGGAGCCAGTCCGGGTCGCACCCGAGGGCGTCGACGAAGCACTGACGGGCCAGATGTGGCAGGTTGTTCTTGCTGCTGAGGTGGGCCAGCACCAGGTGCTGCAGGTTCTGCCAGCCCAACTCGGCCACCAGGCTCGCGGCCTGGTGGTTGTTCAAATGTCCCTGGCTGCCGCCGACCCGCAGCTTGAGAAAGTGCGGGTAGTGCCCACGGGCCAGCAGGTCGCGGCAGTGGTTGGCCTCGATCAGCAGGGCATCGAGCCCCTGATAGCGCTCCAACAGCCGCGCGTCGTAACTACCCAGGTCGGTGAGCATGCCAAAGCGCCGACGACCATCGCTGATCACGTACTGCAGCGGCTCGTAGGCATCATGCTCGACCCGTGCCGCGCTGACCTGCAGATCGCCGATCTGCAGCACATCGCCACAACCGAGAAAACCGGAGACCTCGACCGGCTTGCGCAT
This window of the Pseudomonas mosselii genome carries:
- the purC gene encoding phosphoribosylaminoimidazolesuccinocarboxamide synthase codes for the protein MEKRDELYRGKAKSVYKTDDADRLILLFRNDTSAFDGKRIEQLDRKGMVNNKFNAFIMQKLEEAGVPTQFDKLLGDNECLVKKLDMIPVECVVRNYAAGSLVKRLGVEEGIKLEPSTFELFLKNDEKGDPFINESHVVAFGWGTAEQLAEMKKLSLKVNEVLSKLFDDAGLLLVDFKLEFGVFHGQIVLGDEFSPDGCRLWDKETRKKMDKDRFRQGLGDVIEAYEEVAKRLGVPL
- a CDS encoding MBL fold metallo-hydrolase translates to MRFAVLGSGSQGNGTLVASGDTFILVDCGFSLRETERRLALLGVAATQLSAVLVTHEHADHVHGVGLLSRRYNVPVYLSQGTLRGMRKPVEVSGFLGCGDVLQIGDLQVSAARVEHDAYEPLQYVISDGRRRFGMLTDLGSYDARLLERYQGLDALLIEANHCRDLLARGHYPHFLKLRVGGSQGHLNNHQAASLVAELGWQNLQHLVLAHLSSKNNLPHLARQCFVDALGCDPDWLQVANQDHGLDWRQIA